The Thermoleophilaceae bacterium DNA segment CGCCGAGGTGCGCACCAAGTCGAACAAGGACACGGGCGAGCTCTTCGAGCAGGTCCTGCCTGAGGACCTCGTGGAGTACGGCCTGATCCCGGAGTTCATCGGCCGGCTGCCGGTGATCTCGGTGATCCACCAGCTCTCGCGCGACGACCTGGTGCTCATCCTCAACGAGCCGCGCAACGCGCTCGTCAAGCAGTTCCAGCGCTTCTTCCAATTCGACGGCATCGAGCTCGTGTTCGCGGAGGACTCGCTCACGGCGATCGCCGACAAGGCGCTCGAGCGCGAAACCGGTGCGCGCGGCCTGCGCTCGATTCTCGAGGAGACGCTGCTCGACGTGCAGTTCGAGCTGCCCTCGCGGCGCGACGTGAAGAAGTGCGTGGTGACGAAGGAGACGATCGTGAAGGGCCTCAAGCCCACGCTCGTCACCGAGGCGGCGAAGGACACCGAGCCGCCGGCGCAGGCCGAGTCGGCCTAGCCGCCGCTCACAGAAACTCTTAACCAGGGCCTTAGCCCTGCTTTACGCGGCAGGGCCATTCTGGCTGTGGGATGAACCTCGCGTTGCCAAGACTCGGCCACCTGGTGAGGGGGCTTTCGCTCGGCGAGCCGAGCCTGGGCCGCTGCCTGGCGTGCGGCGCGAGCGTTCATCCCGACGATCGCAGCCTCAAGCTCCACGGGGACCTCTTCCACAAGGACTGCGCTCGCCATCTCCTCGAGCGCTGAGTTCCCGCAAACTTGGCGCATGCAGGTTTTTTGTGCAGCTTGACACGTGTGAACTTGCGCGGTTAGTGTCACGTCGCTGACATAGCCGGTGGCTTCGGACTCGCACCTGCCGCCCCGGCATTGGCCCTTACCGGACGGCCTCCAGAACGCCATGTTGGCGTCCGGTTCGCAAGGAGGAGACCTCGATGAGGAGAATCGTTCGTGCTCGGCGACCGTGGAAGCTGCTTGCTGCAGCCATAGCCGCGTTCGCGCTAATCCCCGTGGCGTCCGCATCTGCCGGCCGCATGCTCGTAACCGGCCACGACGCCGACTTCCACTGCACCGGTGGCGCCCAATGTCACTTCGTTCAGGTGGCCACCAGCTGGGTTCGGGCCGGTGCGCCCGATCCGACGAAGCCGGTGCTCGTACTGGACGCGTCCGACCTCGACTTCCCCACCTCCCTGGACAACGCGTTCGGGGCCGGCGGGATTCCGACGGTCGTGATGGACCCGAAGTCGCCCCAGTTCGCGGCTGAGCCGCTCACGACCGATCGCTACAGCGCGATCCTCGTGGCGTCCGACGAGACCTGTGGAGGCTGCGACCTCAACACCGACACCAGCACCCCCGACTCGGATGCCATCAACGCTCGCAAGGCGGACATAGAGGCGTTCTTCAACGCGGGCGGGGGCGTATACGCCAACGCCGGCGCGGATCACGCGGACGGTGACCCAACCGACGGGCCGGACGTCTACTACAACTTCCTGCCCATCCCGGCGACCGGAGTGGCTGTGACTCAGCCCTTCTGCCTCACCGACGCCGGGATCGCCCTCGGGTTCGAGGACGCAACCACCGAATGCTCGGATCCGAGTAAGCAGAACATCGGGACGCACGACGACATCAACTGCTGCCCGACGCACAACTCCTTCGCCGAGCCACCGGCAGGCGGAGCGCTGCAGGTGTCGGAGCGAGATTCCAAGGGCTTCGCCGAGACGCTCTTCGGCGAGGGCAAGATCGGCAACGGCGTGCTCGACAACGTGCCGCCGGCCTCGGCGGCCACCGTGCCGGCGTGCTCTGCCGACGGGAAGCTCACCGTGACCGTCACCGACAACGCGGGCGGAAGCGGGCCGAAGGCGGCGCACTTCACCGTCGACGGCGGGGCTGAGCAGGTCGCGCCGGTGGATGCCGCGGGACACGCCGTCATCACCCTGCTGAACGGGAAGCACACGGTCACGTTCTGGGGTGAGGATGCCGCGACCAACCAGGAGACGGCCCATCACACCGTCACCGCGACGGTTGACACGGTGAACCACTGCGCGCCGAAGGTCGGCGTGGCGGGAGTCCGCCGCGCGTGCGTGACGCGCAGCTTCACGCTGAAGTTCAGCGTGGCCACGGCCTCCACCGTGAAGCGCGTGACGGTCAAGCTGGACGGCAAGAAGGTCACCTCGAAGGCCAAGAGCAAGTTCAGGCTGAAGATCAACTCGAGGAAGCTCAAGGCCGGCCGTCACCGACTGACGATCACCGCGGTAGATGCGGCGGGCGGGGTCACGACGATCCACCGCACCTTCAGCGTGTGCAAGGCAGTCAAGCCGAAGCCGCGCCGGCACGCCGCACCGCGCTTCACCGGCTGAGCCGGCGTCCTATCCGTGGTGGCTCCGGACCCGCATGCGAGTCGCGGGTCCGGATGCCGCCCGGTAGGCTGCCCGCGCGTGAGGGAGGTCGCCCCAGGGGTCTGGAAGCTGTCCGGCATGCCGCCGAACGCCATCAACGTGTTCCTGGTGGGCGACGTGCTCGTGGACGCCGGCACGCGTCATGCGCGCGGGCGGATCCTCAGACAGCTGGCGGGGAGGCAGGTGCGCACGCACGTGCTCACCCACGCGCATCCCGACCATCAGGGCGCGAGCCATGATGTGTGCGAGCGACTTGGCCTGCCGCTGTGGTGCGGCGCGGCCGACGCGCCGGCCGCCGAGCGGCCCGAGCTCATTCGCGACAGGCAGCCGGGCGCGAGGATCAACAGGCTGATCTGGCGTGCGTGGGCCGGCCCGGGCCACCCGGTCGACCGGCAGCTGCGGGAGGGGGACGAGGTGGCCGGGTTCCGGGTGCTCGACACCCCTGGGCACAGCGAGGGTCACATCGCGCTGTGGCGTGAGTCCGACCGCGTGCTGCTCGGGGGCGACGTGCTGAACAGCATGAATCTCGTCACCACGCTGCCCGGCCTGCACGAGCCGCCCACCACGTTCACGCCCGATCCCGCTCGCAATCGCGAGTCGATCAGGCGCATCGCGGCGCTGGAGCCGCGGGTGGCGTGCTTCGGGCACGGGCCGGTCTGGCGCGACGCGGGCAAGCTCTCTGCCTTCGCCGCGGCCCTGCCCTAGCCCATACGGGGGTCAAGTTCGGCGCCATCCGGGCCGATGCGGTCCCCATGTGGCGCACTCGCGCTCGCACGAAGACGTCCTGCGTCGCAGCCGCCACGGCTGCGGCTGCGCTCTGCATTGCGCTGAGCGGGTGCGGAGTGGCAAGCCGCGCCGGCGCGCAACCGGCCGCCCACGGCGTGGCGGTGACCGAGCGCGACTTCCACATCTCCGCGCCGAGCACGCTGCCCGCGGGGAACGTGCGCCTGCACGTGGACAACCAGGGCCCGGACCAGCACGAGCTGCTCGTGGCCCGTGTGGGGGGCAACGCCACGCTGCCGCTCCGGCGCGACGGCCTCACGGTCGATGAGGAGCGCATCCAGGCTGCAGAGGTCGGCACGCTGGAACCGGGGGCACCGGGCGCGCGCCGCGAGCTGAACCTGCGCCTTTCGCCCGGCCGCTACGTCCTCTTCTGCAACATGTCCGGCCACTACCTCGGCGGCATGCACGCCGACCTGGTGGTGCGCTGATGCACACGGCGCCGGCCATCCGCCCCTTCGCCGCGCGCGGGCGGCGGACGATCGTGGCGATTCTCGTCACGCTCGCGGCCGTGTCATGCGGCAGCGTGGTGCTCTCGATCCGTGCCACCGCCCGCTCGCAGCACCGGGCGGCGGTGCTCGAGGTGGCGGCGCGGCAGCGCACGCTCGCGGAGCGCTACGTGAAAGAGGTGCTGCTTGTGCGCGCCGGCGAGCAGGCGGACCCCGCCGCAACGGCGGCCTTGCTCCAGCAGAGCGCGCGCGCCTTGCTCGACGGCGGCGAGGCCCCCGAGGTGAATGGCGACGACGACGGCACGGTGCTGCTGCCCACAACCGGCACGGTGGTGCGGGCGCAGCTGACGCAGCAGCAACGTCTCGTTCGCGACCTCGCCGCCACCGGCGGCGCGATCCTGGCCCACCGGCCGGCGTCGAGCGTGCGGCTGCTCGCGGGCGAGCACGTTGCCGCGAACGATCCGGTCGAGCGCCTGCGCGTGCTCGCGGCGCTCACCGCAAACGTGGCGCTCAACGCCGCGCGCACGATCGCCACCACGAGTGACCGCAACGTGAACCACCTGATCACGCTGCAGGCCACGGTGGGCGGCGTGGGCCTCTTGATCTCGCTGCTGCTCGCATGGGCGCTCGTGGCGACCACGCGGCGCCAGACGGCTCACTTCCGCAGCCTCGTCACGTCCTCCACCGACCTCGTGATGGTCTTCCGCGGCAGCCGCTGCCGCTATGTCAGCCAGTCCGTGCTGAGGATGCTCGGGCGCGGCGAGGGCGAGCTGCTCGGCGAGGGCTTCAGCGGACTCCTGCATCCGGACGATCGTGCACTCGTGGCGGCGATGCTGGGAAGCGGCGAGCCGTCCATGCTCGTGATCCGGATCCTCAACCGCTTCAACGAGTGGCGCCACCTCGACGCTCACGTGACCGACCTGCGCCACGACCGCCACGTGCGCGGCATCGTGCTGAACGCCCGCGACGTGAGCGAACGGGTGCGGCTCGAGGAGGAGCTCACGCGCCAGGCGTTCCATGACGGGCTCACCGGGCTCGCCAACCGCGCGCTCTTCCGGGACCGCCTCGACCAGGCGCTCGCCCGCTCGGTGCGCTCGCAGGAGCTCCTGTCGGTGCTGCTCGTGGACCTCGACGGCTTCAAGCAGGTGAACGACGGCCTCGGCCACGACACGGGGGACCAGCTTCTTCAGGCGGTGGCCCGCCGCTTCGACGAGGTGGTACGGCCGGCCGACACGCTGGCGCGCATCGGCGGCGACGAGTTCGCGCTGCTGCTCGATGGCGCGGGCGCGGCGCAGGCGGAGTCGGTGGCCAGGCGGCTGATCGAGTCGGTGTCGAAGCCGCTCGAGCTCGATGGGCGCGAGCTGAGCGTGAACGCGAGCGTGGGCGTTGTGGTGCACGGCGGCGGCCACGGCGAGAGCGACGAGCTGATCCGCCACGCGGACATCGCGATGTACGCGGCGAAGGACGCGGGCGGCGGCGCGCACCGGATCTTCCGGCCGTCGATGGCGGAGGAGTACGGCGACATGCTGGAGCTCGAGCACGAGCTGCGCGACGCGATCGAGCGCGGTGAGCTCACGCTCCACTACCAGCCGGAGATCGACCTGAGCTCGCGCCGGGTGGTGGGGGTGGAGGCGCTCGTGCGCTGGGAGTCCCCGCGGCGAGGCCTGGTGTCACCCGGCGAGTTCATCCCGGTGGCCGAGGCCACGGGGCTGATCATGCCGCTCGGCGAGCTCGTGCTGCGCGACGCCTGCCGCCAGACGGCGCGATGGCGCTGCGATGGGCTTGCCGGCGATTCGTTCGTGACCTGGGTGAACCTGTCGGGCCGCCAGCTGTCGGCCGGGGGCGTGGCCGAGATCGTCCGCCGGGCGCTCGAGGACGTGGGCCTACCGGCCTGCTTCCTCGGCCTCGAGGTCACGGAAACGGCCATCGTGCCCGAGGGCCCCGCCGGGGACCGCGCACGCGCGGAGCTCCAGGAGCTGCACGACCAGGGCGTGCGCATCGCGATCGACGACTTTGGCACCGGCTTCTCGTCGCTCGGCCAGCTGAGGCGCTTCCCGATCGACGTGATCAAGGTGGACCGCTCGTTCGTGCAGGGGATCGAGCACGACGCGCGCGACGCCGCCATCACCGCGAACCTCGTAACGCTCGCGCACGCGCTGGGCCTGCTCGCGATCGCCGAGGGAATCGAGTCGGGCGGCCAGCTGGCGTCGGTGCGCGAGCTTGGCTGCGACCTCGCACAGGGCTTCCTGTTCGCGCGCCCCGTGCCCGCGGACGAGCTGGGCAAGGTGCTCGCGGACGGCGACTTCTCAGCGCTGATCGACGCGCCGGCGACGGCCTAGAGAATCAGCACCGGCGTGCCCACCGGCATGAGGTGGCCGAGCCGCACGATGTCCCGGTTGCGCATGCGGACGCAGCCGTGCGAGGGGCGGCCGGGCACGAGCTGAGGCTCGTTGGTGCCGTGGATGCCCACCACGCCGCCGCCGGGCCAATCCGTGAGCTTCGGCGAATACGCGCTCGTGCCGAACGCGAGTGGGCCGTAGGCGCCGCCGCCGCGCCCGATCCTGAATCGCTCCCGGACGTAGAAGTGGCCTGCCGGGGTGGGCAGGCCGGGACGCCCGACGCCGACCGGTGCGCGGAACACCGCGCGACCGTCGCGATACAGCGTCGCCCGCAGCCTGCCCCGCTGCACCACGAGCTCCGTGTGGACTGTGTGGAGCTTGCCGAGGGCGGACGCCGGCACCCAGCCGGTGCGCCCGTTCGGCCGCATCGGCACGCGGATCTGGATCCAGCTAGTGCCCCCTGCGTCCGTCTGCTGCTGAAGCGCCTCGTACACCTCCGGGAAGCCGTCCTCGGTGAGCGGATGGAGTCTGGTGATGGCGCGCGAGCTCGGGTCCGGGGCGAGCCGCACGAGCGCGCGGCTCTTCGGATTCGCCCACTGGGTGAGCGTCTGCTCGTTCGAGAGCAGCACCCCGGTGGCCGCGCCTGCGGGTGCGACCAGCGCCAGAACGCACGCGGCAAGCGCCGCGATGAGGAGGTGGGAGGCCCGCACGCGCCGGGGATTATGAAGCCGCCGCCGGATCTCCGGGGGCGCGCCGGATCACCCGCTGGCCGTGCATAGACTTCGGCGGGTGCCCGACGAGGATCGTCTAGAGCGGCTGCGCGCCCGAACCCGCTACGCGCCGGCGGACGTCGAGCCCGGCGTGTTCACGCGCTGGGATGAGTCCGGCATCTTCCACCCGGAGCCGGAGGGCGACGCTCGGGAGAACTTCTCCATCGCGATCCCGCCTCCGAACGTCACCGGCGTGCTCCACATGGGTCACGCGCTGAACGGCTCGATCCAGGACACTCTGATCCGCCTGCGACGGATGCAGGGCCGGCGCACCAAGTGGATCTTCGGCACCGACCACGCCGGCATCGCCACGCAGGTGCAGGTGGAGAAGCAGCTGGCGGCCGAGGGCACGAGCCGCCAGGAGATCGGCCGTGAGGCGTTCGTCGAGCGTGTGTGGAAGTGGCGCGAGCAGTACGGCCGCACGATCGTCGAGCAGTTCAAGCGCCTCGGCGCGTCCGCGGACTACGAGGACGAGCGCTTCACGATGGACGACGAGTACGTCCGCGCGGTCACGCACGTGTTCGTCCGCCTGTACGAGAAGGGGCTGATCTACCGCGACAACTACATGGTCAACTGGGACCCCGGCCTCGGCTCCGCGATCTCGGACCTCGAGGTGGAGCAGCGCAGCGTGGAGGACGTGCTCTACTCGATCGACTACCCGCTCGAGTCGGGTTCCGGCTCCATCACGATCGCGACCGTGCGGCCGGAGACGATGCTCGCGGACACGGCGATCGCCGTGAACCCGAACGACGAGCGCTACACGCGCCTGATCGGCGAGACGGCGATCCTCCCGCTCGTTGGGCGGCGTCTGAAGATCATTCCCGACGAGTACGTCGACCCCGGGTTCGGCACCGGTGCGCTGAAGATCACGCCCGGCCACGATCCGAACGACTTCGAGATCGGCCGCAAGCATGGCCTCGAGGTGGTCTCGGCGATCGGCGAGGACGGCCGCATGACGGCGGCCGCCGGAGAGCGCTTCGCCGGCATGGAGGTGGAGGAGGCGCGCGCGGCGGTGGTGAAGGCACTCGACGCGGATGGCCTGATCTCCGCCCGCTCGCCGTACCTGCACGACGTGCCGTACTCGCACCGCAGCGGTCGCCGCATCGAGCCATTGATCTCGCTCCAGTGGTTCTGCGACATGGAGCGTCTCGCGGAGCCGGCGATCGCCGCGGCGAAGGACGGGACGCTGCGCTTCCACCCGGAGCGGCCGTGGACGAAGGTCTATCTCGACTGGCTGGAGAACATCCGCCCCTGGTGCATCTCGCGCCAGCTCTGGTGGGGCCACCAGCTGCCCGTGTACTACTGCGACAGCTGCGACGAGACGGTGGTGAGCGAGCAGCCCCCGGATGGCTGCCCGTCGTGCGGGGGAGCCCTGCGGCGCGACCCGGACGTGCTGGACACCTGGTTCTCCTCGGCGCTGTGGCCGTTCGCCACGCTCGGCTGGCCGAAGGAGACGCCCGAGCTCGCCGCTTTCTACCCCACGGACGCGCTGATCACCGCGCGGGACATCATCTTCCTCTGGGTCGCGCGGATGGTGATGATGGGCGTGGAGTTCACGGGCGAGCTGCCGTTCACCGACGTGCCGATCACGGCGGTGATCCAGGCACCTGACGGCCGCCGCATGTCGAAGTCGCTCGGCACGGGCATCGACCCGCTCGACGAGATCGAGGCGCACGGCGCCGACGCGGTGCGCTTCGGTCTGCTCGCGATGGCCTCCACGCAGGACGTGCGCTACTCGGAGAAGCGGGTGAAGCAGGGCGCCGACCTCGCGAACAAGCTCTGGAACGCATCACGCTTCGTGATCCTCAACGTGGACGACGTGCCGGCGGAGCCGCGGCCCGAGACCGTGGAGGACCGCTGGATCCTGTCGCGCCTCGAGCGAGCCACCGATGAGATCACCGGGCTGATCGAGGGCTTTCAGCTGTCCCGCGCGGCACTCGCGCTCTACGACGTGCTCTGGGGCGAGGTGTGCGACTGGTACATCGAGCTCGTCAAGCCGCGCCTCTACGACAAGGAGGCGGACCGCTCCGCGCTCTCGGCGAACCTGCTGCACGTGCTCGAGCGGGTGCTCACGCTGCTTCACCCGATGATGCCGTTCGTGACCGAGGAGATCTGGTCGTTCCTTCCCGGCGAGCGTGGGCTGCTCGCCGCCTCGAGCTGGCCGGAGCGGCGGCCCGACGCCGTGGATCCGGAGGCCGAGCGCGTGGTGGGCGACCTCATCGAGGCGGTGACCGCGGTGCGCCGCTGGCGCGACGAGGTGGGCGTTCCCGCCGGCACGCGCGTGCGCGCACGCGTGGCCGCTGAGGGCTACGAGCACACCGCGCCCCATCTCGCGCAGCTCTCGAGGCTCGAGCTCGTGGACGGCGATGTGAACGGAGACGTAGAGACGTCTGTGGCGATCCCCGGGGGCGCGGTGCAGGTGTACGCGACGGAGGCCGTTGACGCCGGCGAGGCCGAGCGCCGCCGCCAGGCCAAGCGCGACCAGCTCACGGGCGAGATCAAGCGCGCCGAGGGGAAGCTCTCCAACCAGCAGTTCGTGGAGAAGGCGCCGGCTCACGTGGTGCAGGCAGAGCGCGAGAAGCTCGAGCGCTTCAAGGCGGAGCTCGAGGAGCTCGAGGGCCAGTGAACCTGCGCCAGGCGGAGGAGTACCTGCTCGACCTCGAGCTCTTCGGCATGCGCTTCGGGCTCGACCGCATGCACAAGCTGATGACCGTGCTCGGGATGCCGCAGCGGCGCTTCGCCTCCATCCACGTGGTGGGAACGAACGGCAAGTCGTCCACCGTGCGCTTCATCGCCGGGATCCTCGAGCGCCACGGCATCCGCACCGGCAGCTACACGTCCCCGCACCTCGTGTCCTTCACGGATCGCATCGAGGTGGGGGAGGAGCCGATCGCCGACGCCGACTTCGCGGCCGCGGTCACTCGAGCAGCGCACGCGGCGGAGCTCGTGAATCGCACCCAGGAGCCTGGCGACACGGTCACGCAGTTCGAGGCGCTCACCGCCGCCGCGTACCACGAGCTGGCGCGCCGCGGCGTGGAGGTGGCGGTGATCGAGGCAGGACTTGGCGGCCGCTACGACGCCACCAACGTGATCCCGTCGAAGGTGCAGGTGCTCACCGGAGTCGGCCTCGAGCACACGCGCTGGCTCGGGCCCACGATCACCGACATCGCGGAGGAGAAGCTCGCCGTGGTGCGCGACCAGGGTGTGCTCGTCACCGGCGATCTCCACCCGGACGCGGAGGCGGTGGCCGAGCGCGTGGCCGCCGATCGCCACGCGCGCCGGCTGCACGCGGGACCGGCCGGCGATTACCCGCTCGCCGCGCGGGGGGCGTTCCAACGCGCCAACTTCTCGCTCGCCCGCGCGGCCGCCGAGGCATTCCTCGGCGAGCTGGACGAGGGCGCCGTGCGGCGCGCCGCGGCGGAGGTGAGCGTGCCCGGGCGGATGCAGGTGGTGGCGGACCGGCCGCTCACCGTGCTCGATGGCGCGCACAACCCCGCGGGCGCGCGTGCGGTGGCGGACGCGCTGTCGGAGGTGGTGGAAGGGCGCCCGACCGTCGGCGTGATCGGCGTGCTCGACGACAAGGACGCCGCCGGCATGCTGAAGGCGCTCCTGCCGCGGCTCGACCGCGTGGTGTTCACGCGCAGCACCAATCCGCGCTCGCTCTCGCCGGGAACGCTCGAAAGTCTCGCTTCAAAGCTGGGGCGACCGCCCTCTGAGACGGTCGGCGATCCGCGTGCCGCACTGGCCCGCGCGCAGCAGCTCGCGGGTGAGCACGGCGCCGTTCTCGCCACCGGCTCGAT contains these protein-coding regions:
- a CDS encoding cyanophycin synthetase; protein product: MNLRQAEEYLLDLELFGMRFGLDRMHKLMTVLGMPQRRFASIHVVGTNGKSSTVRFIAGILERHGIRTGSYTSPHLVSFTDRIEVGEEPIADADFAAAVTRAAHAAELVNRTQEPGDTVTQFEALTAAAYHELARRGVEVAVIEAGLGGRYDATNVIPSKVQVLTGVGLEHTRWLGPTITDIAEEKLAVVRDQGVLVTGDLHPDAEAVAERVAADRHARRLHAGPAGDYPLAARGAFQRANFSLARAAAEAFLGELDEGAVRRAAAEVSVPGRMQVVADRPLTVLDGAHNPAGARAVADALSEVVEGRPTVGVIGVLDDKDAAGMLKALLPRLDRVVFTRSTNPRSLSPGTLESLASKLGRPPSETVGDPRAALARAQQLAGEHGAVLATGSIYLIADLVRVGRAARASTL
- a CDS encoding Ig-like domain-containing protein, with the translated sequence MRRIVRARRPWKLLAAAIAAFALIPVASASAGRMLVTGHDADFHCTGGAQCHFVQVATSWVRAGAPDPTKPVLVLDASDLDFPTSLDNAFGAGGIPTVVMDPKSPQFAAEPLTTDRYSAILVASDETCGGCDLNTDTSTPDSDAINARKADIEAFFNAGGGVYANAGADHADGDPTDGPDVYYNFLPIPATGVAVTQPFCLTDAGIALGFEDATTECSDPSKQNIGTHDDINCCPTHNSFAEPPAGGALQVSERDSKGFAETLFGEGKIGNGVLDNVPPASAATVPACSADGKLTVTVTDNAGGSGPKAAHFTVDGGAEQVAPVDAAGHAVITLLNGKHTVTFWGEDAATNQETAHHTVTATVDTVNHCAPKVGVAGVRRACVTRSFTLKFSVATASTVKRVTVKLDGKKVTSKAKSKFRLKINSRKLKAGRHRLTITAVDAAGGVTTIHRTFSVCKAVKPKPRRHAAPRFTG
- a CDS encoding MBL fold metallo-hydrolase, translated to MREVAPGVWKLSGMPPNAINVFLVGDVLVDAGTRHARGRILRQLAGRQVRTHVLTHAHPDHQGASHDVCERLGLPLWCGAADAPAAERPELIRDRQPGARINRLIWRAWAGPGHPVDRQLREGDEVAGFRVLDTPGHSEGHIALWRESDRVLLGGDVLNSMNLVTTLPGLHEPPTTFTPDPARNRESIRRIAALEPRVACFGHGPVWRDAGKLSAFAAALP
- a CDS encoding EAL domain-containing protein, encoding MHTAPAIRPFAARGRRTIVAILVTLAAVSCGSVVLSIRATARSQHRAAVLEVAARQRTLAERYVKEVLLVRAGEQADPAATAALLQQSARALLDGGEAPEVNGDDDGTVLLPTTGTVVRAQLTQQQRLVRDLAATGGAILAHRPASSVRLLAGEHVAANDPVERLRVLAALTANVALNAARTIATTSDRNVNHLITLQATVGGVGLLISLLLAWALVATTRRQTAHFRSLVTSSTDLVMVFRGSRCRYVSQSVLRMLGRGEGELLGEGFSGLLHPDDRALVAAMLGSGEPSMLVIRILNRFNEWRHLDAHVTDLRHDRHVRGIVLNARDVSERVRLEEELTRQAFHDGLTGLANRALFRDRLDQALARSVRSQELLSVLLVDLDGFKQVNDGLGHDTGDQLLQAVARRFDEVVRPADTLARIGGDEFALLLDGAGAAQAESVARRLIESVSKPLELDGRELSVNASVGVVVHGGGHGESDELIRHADIAMYAAKDAGGGAHRIFRPSMAEEYGDMLELEHELRDAIERGELTLHYQPEIDLSSRRVVGVEALVRWESPRRGLVSPGEFIPVAEATGLIMPLGELVLRDACRQTARWRCDGLAGDSFVTWVNLSGRQLSAGGVAEIVRRALEDVGLPACFLGLEVTETAIVPEGPAGDRARAELQELHDQGVRIAIDDFGTGFSSLGQLRRFPIDVIKVDRSFVQGIEHDARDAAITANLVTLAHALGLLAIAEGIESGGQLASVRELGCDLAQGFLFARPVPADELGKVLADGDFSALIDAPATA
- a CDS encoding L,D-transpeptidase, which encodes MRASHLLIAALAACVLALVAPAGAATGVLLSNEQTLTQWANPKSRALVRLAPDPSSRAITRLHPLTEDGFPEVYEALQQQTDAGGTSWIQIRVPMRPNGRTGWVPASALGKLHTVHTELVVQRGRLRATLYRDGRAVFRAPVGVGRPGLPTPAGHFYVRERFRIGRGGGAYGPLAFGTSAYSPKLTDWPGGGVVGIHGTNEPQLVPGRPSHGCVRMRNRDIVRLGHLMPVGTPVLIL
- a CDS encoding valine--tRNA ligase produces the protein MHRLRRVPDEDRLERLRARTRYAPADVEPGVFTRWDESGIFHPEPEGDARENFSIAIPPPNVTGVLHMGHALNGSIQDTLIRLRRMQGRRTKWIFGTDHAGIATQVQVEKQLAAEGTSRQEIGREAFVERVWKWREQYGRTIVEQFKRLGASADYEDERFTMDDEYVRAVTHVFVRLYEKGLIYRDNYMVNWDPGLGSAISDLEVEQRSVEDVLYSIDYPLESGSGSITIATVRPETMLADTAIAVNPNDERYTRLIGETAILPLVGRRLKIIPDEYVDPGFGTGALKITPGHDPNDFEIGRKHGLEVVSAIGEDGRMTAAAGERFAGMEVEEARAAVVKALDADGLISARSPYLHDVPYSHRSGRRIEPLISLQWFCDMERLAEPAIAAAKDGTLRFHPERPWTKVYLDWLENIRPWCISRQLWWGHQLPVYYCDSCDETVVSEQPPDGCPSCGGALRRDPDVLDTWFSSALWPFATLGWPKETPELAAFYPTDALITARDIIFLWVARMVMMGVEFTGELPFTDVPITAVIQAPDGRRMSKSLGTGIDPLDEIEAHGADAVRFGLLAMASTQDVRYSEKRVKQGADLANKLWNASRFVILNVDDVPAEPRPETVEDRWILSRLERATDEITGLIEGFQLSRAALALYDVLWGEVCDWYIELVKPRLYDKEADRSALSANLLHVLERVLTLLHPMMPFVTEEIWSFLPGERGLLAASSWPERRPDAVDPEAERVVGDLIEAVTAVRRWRDEVGVPAGTRVRARVAAEGYEHTAPHLAQLSRLELVDGDVNGDVETSVAIPGGAVQVYATEAVDAGEAERRRQAKRDQLTGEIKRAEGKLSNQQFVEKAPAHVVQAEREKLERFKAELEELEGQ